A single genomic interval of Schistocerca americana isolate TAMUIC-IGC-003095 chromosome 2, iqSchAmer2.1, whole genome shotgun sequence harbors:
- the LOC124595327 gene encoding homeobox protein Mohawk, with protein sequence MEAASPQVGRRVLRSRRNRRACTSGAEQRLAKRLFTADIKQQLKRWLLRRRDNPYPSREEKRALALQTGLTYTQICNWFANWRRKLKNAGCGTEHHCTWTSLIKNYSRKTQGNIERFSIASDDSIWDECDTVDTEQDGEVEVSDGLPALSYVANATAMDHSYSALHRDHQLPAAEMPYVIDASSVHHQSCNVTSPPTDSHMSDLRTLPPRNKYKSHMMHKFLNDSRRSENSDQLVQIIDMETGLPPKADMCLRDKWLESAQKFQPSNSFVTWSARNITWKAVANQDYRKAHRLNVPALQAEEPVLSTAGHHREELDAAFALTCLSQTQH encoded by the exons GAGGGCGTGCACTTCGGGCGCTGAACAGCGGCTGGCGAAGCGGCTGTTCACGGCGGACATCAAGCAGCAGCTGAAGCGTTGGCTTCTGCGCCGCCGGGACAACCCGTACCCCAGCCGCGAGGAGAAGCGGGCGCTCGCCCTGCAGACGGGACTCACCTACACACAG ATCTGCAATTGGTTTGCCAACTGGAGAAGGAAGTTGAAGAATGCAGGCTGTGGAACAGAACACCACTGCACATGGACATCACTCATCAAAaattacagcaggaagacacaaGGCAACATCGAGAGATTCAGCATCGCCTCAGATGACAGTATCTGGGATGAATGCGACACTGTCGATACTG AGCAAGATGGTGAAGTAGAGGTCTCAGATGGATTACCTGCACTATCTTATGTTGCTAACGCAACAGCAATGGATCACAGTTACTCAGCACTGCACCGTGACCACCAGCTCCCTGCAGCCGAAATGCCATATGTCATAGATGCCTCCAGTGTACACCACCAGTCATGCAACGTCACCTCGCCTCCTACCGATTCTCACATGTCTGATCTCAGAACATTACCACCAAGGAACAAGTACAAAAGTCACATGATGCACAAATTCCTCAATGACAGCAGGCGGAGTGAAAACAGTGATCAACTTGTCCAAATCATTGACATGGAAACAGGATTGCCTCCAAAAGCGGACATGTGCCTCAGAGATAAATGGCTTGAAAGTGCTCAAAAATTCCAACCTAGTAATAGTTTTGTGACATGGTCAGCCAGAAACATAACATGGAAAGCAGTGGCGAATCAAGACTACAGGAAGGCTCACAGGCTGAATGTCCCAG CACTACAAGCAGAAGAGCCTGTGTTATCAACAGCTGGACACCACCGAGAGGAGCTCGATGCTGCTTTTGCACTTACCTGCCTCTCTCAAACACAGCATTGA